GAGAAGGCCCCGCCCGCGCTCGCGTCGCTCGTGGCCGCCCGCGTGCGCCGCCAGCGCCGCTTTGGCCTCAAGGGCCTGCACCTGGCGCATGCCCAGCACCGCTTCCCGGTGGAGATCCTCATCCCGCTGCTCCTGGCCGCGGCGGTGGGCGCATTTCTGTTGATGTCTTCCTGACGGTCATTTCCTGGGCCGCTACCCCCTGGGATGCGTTGCGTACCGGGGGAGGCTTGGCTACGGTGCCGCGCCTTTCATACGAGCGCGTCATGGCCGACCCCGAGAACAAGACCCCCCCAGGTGAGAAGAGCGGCGAAGCGGCGGACTCCAGCTCCAAGGAGCAGGAGATCTACCAGCAGCGGTTGGACAAGGCCGACAAGTGGCGCGAGGCCGGCTTCAACCCCTACGGCAACGGCTACGCCCCCAAGCACCGGGCCGCGGACATCCTGGCCACGCACGCCCACCACTCCATGGAGGACCTGGAGAAGGACGCGCCCGTCTACGACGTCGCCGGCCGCATCGTGGCCATGCGCTCGTTCGGCAAGGCCGCCTTCATCAAGCTGCGCGACCGCAGCGGGGAGCTCCAGGCGCACGTGAAGAAGGACGCGCTCGGGGACCTCTACGAGGTCTTCAAGCAGTGCGACCTGGGCGACTTCGTCGCGGTAGAGGGCCCCGTCTTCCGCAGCAAGACGGGCGAATTGTCCCTGTCCGCCACGAAGTTCGTGCCCCTCACCAAGTCCCTGCGCCCCCTGCCGGAGAAGTGGCACGGCCTCACGGACGTGGAGGTCCGCTACCGCCAGCGCTACCTGGATCTCGTCTCCAACCCGGACGTGAAGCAGGTCTTCCTGAAGCGCAGCAAGCTGGTGAAGTTCATCCGGAACTTCCTCGACGGGCGGGACTTCGTCGAGGTGGAGACCCCGATGATGCACCCGCTGGTGACGGGCGCGGCGGCGCGGCCGTTCATCACGCACCACAACACGTACGACATCGACCTCTACATGCGCATCGCGCCCGAGCTCTATCTGAAGCGGCTCGTGGTGGGCGGCATGGATCGCGTCTACGAAATCAACCGCAACTTCCGCAACGAGGGCATCAGCACCCGGCACAACCCGGAGTTCACGATGCTGGAGTTCTATCAGGCGTACGCCACGTACGAGGACCTGATGGACCTCACGGAGGAGATGCTCTCGGAGGCCTCCCGCCACGTCACCGGCGACTCCAAGGTGAAGTACGGCGAGCACACGGTGGACTTCGGCAAGGGCTGGAAGCGCATCCCCATGCCGGAGGCCATCCGGGAGGCCGTCCCCAGCCTGTCCGACAAGGACATGGTGGACGTGGACCGGCTGCGTCACGAATTGCTCAAGACGGTGCACTCGGAGGCGGAGCGCCGCGCCGTGGACGCCATGAACCACGGTGAGCTGGTCGGCGCCCTCTTCGAGGCCCACGTCGAGCACACGCTCATCCATCCCACCTTCATCACCCAGTATCCCACCGCCGTCTCCCCGCTCGCCCGCCGCAACGACCAGAACCCGGAAGTCACGGACCGGTTCGAGCTCTTCGTCGCGGGCCGGGAAATCGCCAACGCCTTCTCCGAGCTGAACGACCCCCTGGACCAGAAGGGCCGCTTCCAGGCCCAGCTGGACGCGAAGCAGCGGGGCCAGCAGGAGACCATGGACTACGACGAGGACTACATCCGCGCCCTCGAACACGGCATGCCGCCCACGGCCGGTGAGGGCATCGGGATTGATCGCGTCGCCATGTTGTTCACGGACGCCGCCAGCATTCGTGACGTGATTCTCTTCCCCCTCCTCAAGCCGCTGGCGAAGTAGCCACGAGGCCTCGTGCACCCCGCCGAACGGCAGACCGACTATCGCTGGCCCCTCCTGTGGGCCGGCGCCCTCGTGGCCCTTGTGGGAGCCATCCTCCTGGGGGTGGCCATCTCCGAGTCCGAGGCGTGGGCCGAGGTGGCCGGCGCCCTGGGCCTCTCCTTCGTGGGGTGGGGCGGGCTCGTCCAGTCCTTCGACGCCGGGGCGCTCGCCCTGGGCGCCCAGAAGGCCTCGGCCGTGGCCGGCCCCAAGGCGCTGGTGGCCGGGACGCTCGTCTGGCTGGCCGGCTGGGGCCTCATCGCCGCCGGCATCCGGCGCGCGCCGGCCTCCAATGAGGGGCCCAGCCCCGCCGCGGGCACGCCCCTGTACCCGCGCCTGGCGCGCTACCGGGACTTCTACTGGAGCACGCTGGGGGCCTACGGCGGCGGCATCCTCCTGGCGGAATTGGCGCTGCTGCTGCTCCAGACGGTCCTCTCCAGCGGCGTGCCGTCGGACCTGGGCGGCGCGGCGCGCGAGGCGGGTGGGGGGCTCTCCCTGCCGCCCACCATTGCCTTCGCCATCGCGTTCATCGTGAGCATGGGCGTGGCGTTCGCGTCCGGCTTCGTGGGCGCGTCCCGGGCGCAGCGGCTGTCGTTCCCGGAAGCCACCATCGGAGTGTTCTACCTGGGCCTGCCGGTGCCCATCCTCCTGTCGCTGATGGAGCGGGTGCCGTCCCTGCAGCTGGCGCTGGGCTACCGGCTGCGCGAGGTGACGTACGTCGCGGGGCTCATCGGCCGGCCGGAGCTGGCGTACTGGCTCGTCTTCGCCGCGCTGGTGCTGGCGTTGGTGCTGGGCATCAACACGGGCTTCATCGCGGCGGGCAGCGGCCGGGTGGACCTGCGACTGGGCTTCGAGCTCTTCGTCGCGCGCCGGCACGTGGCGGTGTTCCGCCCGTCGCTGCTCCTGGGCGCGCTCGCGGTGCTGATGTTCGGCATCATCCCGCCGCTCATCGTCTACTTCATCATCCGCGGGGCGGAAGCCGCCGTGGAGCGCACGCGCGTGAAGAACCTGGGCCTGGCGGATCCGCTCGCCGCCGCGTCCGCGCAGCACCGGATGAAGCTGCACGAGCAGTCTCCCACCATGATGATGACCGCCCTGTCGGTGGGCGGCGTGGGCGTGGGCGTGATGGCGCTCATCATCGTGCTCAGCGTGATGAGCGGCTTCGAGGCCGACCTCCAGCAGAAGATCCTGGGCACCAACGCGCACGCGGTGGTGTCGCGCTACGCGGGGGACCTGCCGGACTACGCGAAGGTCATGGAGCAGGTGAAGCGCGTGCCCGGCGTCGTGGGCCAGACGCCCTTCATCATCAACCAGGTGATGATCGCCTCGGAGGGCAACGTCGACGGCGTCATCATCAAGGGCATCGACCCGAACACGGTCGGCTCGGTGACGGACCTGCCGCAGAACATCCTGCCCGGCGGCGACCTGGGCCACCTGGAAGCGCCCGCGAAGATCCTCCCCAGCAGCGCGGTGGAGGACGCGGAGACGCGGAAGGACCCGGAAGAAGAGGACCCCATCATCGGCAAGCCCTCCAAGCCCGCGAAGCCCACGGTGCTGCCGGGCATCATCATCGGCCGGGAGCTGGCGGCGTCCCTGCGCGTGGTGGTGGGGGACCGGGTGAACGTCGTGTCCCCGCTGGGCACGGAGCTGGGGCCGTCCGGGCCCATCCCCAAGAGCCGCGCGTTCCGGGTGGCGGGCGTCTTCTACTCGGGCATGTACGAGTACGACTCCAAGTTCGTCTACATCCTGCTCAAGGAAGCGCAGGACTTCTTCGCGGTGAAGGGCGCCACCGGCATCGAACTGAAGGTGGCGGACATCGACGACGCGCGCCGCATCGCGAACCAGGTGGTGCGCGTGCTGGGCGGCTACCCCTACCGCGCGCGCGACTGGGGCGAGATGAACAAGAACCTCTTCTCCGCGCTGCGCCTGGAGAAGCTGGTGATGGGCATCATCCTGTCCATCATCATCATCGTCGCCGCGGGCCTCATCGTCGCCACGGTCATCATGCTGGTGCTGGAGAAACGGAAGGAGATCTCCGTCCTCAAGGCGCTGGGCGTCCCGGACGGCGGCATCGTGAAGATCTTCCTCGCCGAAGGGCTCCAGATTGGCGTGGCCGGCGGCGTGCTGGGCCTGTTCTCCGGCCTGGCGTGGTGCCTCTTCATCGAGAAGGTCGGCATCAAGTTGGATCCGGAGGTCTATTACATCCCCGCGCTGCCGGTGCGCATCGAACCGGTGCAGACGGCGCTGGCGGTGATCATCGCGGTGCTCGTCACCTACCTGGCGTCCATCTACCCGGCCCTCAAGGCGAGCAGCGTGGAACCGGTGGAAGGTCTGAAGGCGGAGTAGCCATGGCGCTGTTGTCCATCCGCAACGTCTTCAAGAGCTACTTCCTGCACGGCAAGCGCATTGACGTGCTGCGCGACGTGTCGCTGGACATCAACGCCGGCGAGCTCGTCTCCATGATTGGCGCGTCCGGCGCGGGCAAGAGCACCTTCCTGCACGTGCTGGGCACGCTGGACGCCCCCGCCGCCGGTGAAGTCCTCTTCGACGGCAGGTCCGTCTTCTCCATGAACGACGCGGAGATCGCCGAGTTCCGCAACCGCACCATCGGCTTCGTCTTCCAGAGCCACTACCTCCTGCCGGAGTTCACCGCGCTGGAGAACGTGGCCATGCCCGCGCTCATCCAGCGCCGGGACCGCGGCCCCGCCTACGCCTACGCCCGTGAGCTCCTGGAGCGCGTGGGCCTGGGCAGCCGCGTGGACCACCGCCCCGGCGAGCTGTCCGGCGGCGAGGCCCAGCGCGTGGCCCTGGCGCGCGCCCTGGTGCTCAAGCCCGCGGTGCTGCTCGCGGACGAACCCACGGGCAACCTGGATCCCACGACAGGCGAGGGCATCCACCAGCTGCTCCGGGACGTCAACCGGGACCTGGGCATCACCGCCGTCGTCGTCACGCACAACGAGACGCTTGCTCGCTCCATGCCCCGCCGTCTGAGACTCGCCGGCGGGCAGGTGTCGGAGGCCTGATGGCCACTCGCTTTTGGATTGAGGGGCCCTCCCCCCATCCCGTACATTGCCCCGCCTTTTCCTGGCCGGACTGCACTTGAGGCTCACCGTTCTGCGCAAGTCATTGCTCCCGCTGCTGGCGGTCGCCCTGTGGGCGCTCGGGCCCGTTTCCGCCTCCGCCCAGGTGGACGTGGACGCGGGCTCGCCCGCCGTCGTCCCCCCGTCGTCTCCCGCCGCCACGCCCGTGTCGCCTCCGGATGGGGGCACCCCCTCGGGCGCGGACGTGCCTCTGGCCTCCTCGCCGGATGAAGAGGACACCAACGTCTCCCCCTCGGACCGGGTGGTGGAGATCCGCATCGAGGGCAACCGCCGCGTGGAGTCGGAGGCGGTCCGCCGGGCCATGCGCACCAAGGTCGGTGACCCGCTGACCCGCTCCGCGGAGGACCTCCGCGCCATCTGGGCCCTGGGCTACTTCACGGACGTGCAGCTGCTCGCGCAGCGCATGGCCAACGGCATCGCGTACGTGGTGCGCGTGTCGGAGCGGCCCACCATCCGCGCCGTGGCGCTCCAGGGCAACGAGGAGCTCAACGCGGAGGACCTGAAGGAGCAGCTGGACGTCAAGATCGGCACCATCCTCGACATCGAGGCCGTGCGCGCCACGCAGAAGAAGATCCAGGAGAAGTACGTCGAGAAGGGCTACTTCCTGGCGGAGGTGACCTACAAGCTGGAGCCGACCGAAGACGGCTCCGCGGTCACCGTCGTCTACGTCATCAACGAGCACTCGAAGGTGATGGTGAAGCAGATCACCCTCCAGGGCGCGGAGAAGGTGTCCCCGGAGGAGCTCAAGGCGACCATGATCACGAAGGAGGGCGGCTTCCTGTCCTTCTTCACCGGTGAGGGCACCTACCGCGAGGAGGCCTTCCAGCGCGACCTCGCCGTCATCCAGATCGCCTACTACGACCGTGGCTTCATCAACGTGCGCGTGGACAAGCCCACCGTGCAGCTGTCCGCGGACAAGCGCGACATCTACATCACCCTGCACATCACCGAGGGTGAGTCGTACGACATCGGGAAGATCGACTTCGCGGGAGACTTGGAGCGCCCGCCCGAAGAGCTGCTCAAGCTGATGAAGTCGCGCTCCAAGGAGCGCTTCAACCGCGGCCAGCTCTCCACGGACATCTCCGCCATCTCCGACGTGTACTTCGACAAGGGGTACGCGTACGCCAACATCAACCCCATCACCTCCGTGAACGCGGAAGACCGGACGGTGGACCTCACCTTCGACATCCAGAAGGGCCCGCTCGTCACCATCGAGCGCATCGACGTCGTCGGCAACACGAAGACGCGCGACAAGGTCATCCGCCGCGAGCTGCGCGTCTACGAAGGCGAGCTCTACAACGGCACCGGCGTGAAGCGCAGCCGCGAGCGCGTCACCGCGCTGGGCTTCTTCGAGACCGTCGAAATCACCCAGCACCCGGGCAGCACCGACAACGCCATCGTGTTGCAGGTGGAGGTGAAGGAGAAGGCCACGGGCACCTTCCAGGTGGGCCTGGGCTTCTCCAACGTGGAGAACTTCATCTTCACGGCCCAGGTGTCGCAGAACAACTTCCTCGGCTGGGGCCAGAGCGTCTCCGCGTCCGCCCAGATTTCGGGCCTGCGCTCGCTCGTGCAGCTGTCGTTCTACGACCCGTACTTCCTGGACACGAACTACCTCTTGTCCGCGGAGTTCTTCCGCGTGCAGGCGGACTACGAAGGCTTCATCCGCAACTCCACGGGCGGCACCATCTCCCTGGGCCGCCAGCTAGTGGACGACGTGCTCGCCACGGTCGGCTACTCGCGGGAGTACGTGGACGTGCAGGCGGGGCAGGGCATTGGCGCGGTGCTGCTCGCCAACCAATTCCAGTCCGGTGTCACCAGCGCGCTGCGCCTGTCGGTGTCCTTCGACCGCCGCGACAACCGCCTCTTCCCGTCGCGCGGCTTCATCCACTACGGCTCGGTGGAGACGGCGCCCTCGTTCCTGGGCGGCACGTTCCTCTTCAACCGCTACACCGCCTACTCGCGCCTGTACTTCCCCATGCCGCTGGGCTTCGTCTTCAAGACGAACGCCACGCTGGGCTACGTGCAGCAGCTGGACGCCAGCAAGCCGCTGCCCATCAGCGAGCTCTACTACGTGGGCGGCATCAACACGATCCGCGGCTACTACCTGCGCAGCATCAGCCCCACGCTGCTGGTGCCGCGCGCGGACAACCCGGACGCCAACGTCACCGAGTTCCGGGTGGGCGGCAACAAGCAGCTCATCTTCAACTTCGAGCTGGAGTTCCCCATCTTCGAGAAGGCCGGCCTGCGCGGCGTGCTCTTCTACGACGCGGGCAATGCCTTCGGCTCCAACGAGAAGTTCTTCGAGGACCGGCAGGACAAGCTGCCGCTGGGCCTCTTCCACTCGGCGGGCTTCGGCTTCCGCTGGTTCTCGCCCATCGGACCCCTGCGCTTCGAGTGGGGAATTCCGCTCACCAAGCGGCCGTCGGACGACCCCATCCTGTTCGAGTTCACGATCGGTAACTTCTTCTGATAGGCATTGACCCCAAGGCCACCCCGGCCGCCGCGCTTCCGCCCCTTCCCGGCGGAAGTGAACAGGCCGGGAGGGCGGACGTCGGAGCCTGCAGCACCCTTTTCGAGGAGCCGTAACCCATGTCGCTTCGAAGCACCCTGGCGGCCGCCGCCGCTGTCCTGTCGCTCGCCCTCCCGGTTGCCGCTTCGGCCGCCGAGCTCAAGGTGGCCTACGTCGACCTGCAGCGCGTGCTGCTGGAGGTGGATGATGGCAAGGCCGCCAAGGCCCGTCTCCAGAAGTGGCTGGAGGACCGCCAGAAGGAGATCGACAAGGAGCAGGACGCGCTGCGCAAGGAGAAGGACACCCTGGACAAGCAGGCCAGCGCCATGAGCGAGGCCACGCGCACCCAGAAGGCCACCGAGCTCCAGAAGAAGGTGATGGAGCTGGCGCAGAAGTACGAGCGCAGCCGCTCCGAGGCCGCCAACAAGGAGCGCCAGGAGATGGAGCCCATCGTCAACCGCATCGACCAGGTCATCGCGTCCATCGCGGAGCGTGACGGCCTGGGCATGGTGCTGGACAAGCGCGACTCCGGCATCGTCTTCGCGCTGTCCCAGTACGACATCTCCAACGAGGTCGTGCGCAGCTACAACAACAGCGCCTCCAAGAAGCCCGCGCCGGCGGCCAAGGACGCCCCGGTCAAGAAGTAGGCGTTGGACACCCCCGTGCCTTCCGCACCCAACGCGCACCGGCTGGGGGACATCGCCACCCACATCCGGGGTGAGCTCCTCGGCGACCCCGGGCTGCTCGTCCATGGCCTGAACGGCCTGGAGGAGGCAGTCCCGGGGGAGGTGTCGTTCTACGGCAACCCCCGCTACCGCAAGCAGTTCGAGGCCACCCGCGCCTCGGCGGTGCTGGTGGGGACGGACGCCCCCGCTCGCGACGGCGTGGCCCTGGTGCGGGTGCCCAACCCGCACCTGGCCTACGCGAAGCTCCTCACCCTGTTCCACCCGGCCGCGCGGCCCGCCGCGGGCATCCACCCGGCCGCCCATGTGCACCCGGAGGCCACCGTGCACCCGGAGGCCACCGTGAAGGCCGGGGCGGTGGTGGAGAAGGGCGCCCACGTCGGCGCCCGCACGGTGCTGCACCCCGGCGCCTACGTGGGGGAAGGTGCGCGCGTCGGCGACGACTGCGTGCTCTACCCGCACGCCACGGTGCGGGAGGGGTGCGTGGTGGGCTCGCGCGTCATCCTCCACGCCTCGTCGGTGGTGGGCGCGGACGGCTTCGGCTTCGCCTTCGACGCGGAGGGCGAGGACGGCCCCCGCCACTTCAAGATTCCCCAGGTGGGCATCGTCCGCATCGAGGACGACGTGGAAGTCGGCGCCTGCACCTGCATCGACCGCGCGACGGTGGGTGAGACGGTGGTGGGCCAGGGGACGAAGCTCGACAACCTGGTGCAGATCGCCCACAACGTGCGCGTGGGCCCGCTGTCGCTCATCTGTGCGCAGGCGGGCGTGTCGGGTTCGGCGGAGGTGGGCACCGGCGTGGTGCTCGCGGGGCAGGTGGGCGTGGTGGGCCACATCCGCGTGGGAGACCTGGCCAAGGTGGGCGCGCAGTCGGGCGTCGCCCATGACGTTCCGGACGGGCAGGTCGTCAGTGGCAGCCCCGCCATCCCCCACAAGGAATGGCTGCGCGCCAGCGCCGCGTCGGGGCAGCTGGCGGACCTGCTCAAGGAAGTGCGTGCCCTTCGCAAGAGGGTGGAGCTGTTGGAGAAGGAGAAGGGCGGATGATGGACATCGGAGAAATCCAGGCGCTGCTCCCGCACCGCTACCCGTTCCTCCTGGTGGACCGGGTGGTGGAGATCGTGCCGGG
The sequence above is drawn from the Corallococcus sp. NCRR genome and encodes:
- a CDS encoding ABC transporter permease, coding for MHPAERQTDYRWPLLWAGALVALVGAILLGVAISESEAWAEVAGALGLSFVGWGGLVQSFDAGALALGAQKASAVAGPKALVAGTLVWLAGWGLIAAGIRRAPASNEGPSPAAGTPLYPRLARYRDFYWSTLGAYGGGILLAELALLLLQTVLSSGVPSDLGGAAREAGGGLSLPPTIAFAIAFIVSMGVAFASGFVGASRAQRLSFPEATIGVFYLGLPVPILLSLMERVPSLQLALGYRLREVTYVAGLIGRPELAYWLVFAALVLALVLGINTGFIAAGSGRVDLRLGFELFVARRHVAVFRPSLLLGALAVLMFGIIPPLIVYFIIRGAEAAVERTRVKNLGLADPLAAASAQHRMKLHEQSPTMMMTALSVGGVGVGVMALIIVLSVMSGFEADLQQKILGTNAHAVVSRYAGDLPDYAKVMEQVKRVPGVVGQTPFIINQVMIASEGNVDGVIIKGIDPNTVGSVTDLPQNILPGGDLGHLEAPAKILPSSAVEDAETRKDPEEEDPIIGKPSKPAKPTVLPGIIIGRELAASLRVVVGDRVNVVSPLGTELGPSGPIPKSRAFRVAGVFYSGMYEYDSKFVYILLKEAQDFFAVKGATGIELKVADIDDARRIANQVVRVLGGYPYRARDWGEMNKNLFSALRLEKLVMGIILSIIIIVAAGLIVATVIMLVLEKRKEISVLKALGVPDGGIVKIFLAEGLQIGVAGGVLGLFSGLAWCLFIEKVGIKLDPEVYYIPALPVRIEPVQTALAVIIAVLVTYLASIYPALKASSVEPVEGLKAE
- the lpxD gene encoding UDP-3-O-(3-hydroxymyristoyl)glucosamine N-acyltransferase, with the protein product MPSAPNAHRLGDIATHIRGELLGDPGLLVHGLNGLEEAVPGEVSFYGNPRYRKQFEATRASAVLVGTDAPARDGVALVRVPNPHLAYAKLLTLFHPAARPAAGIHPAAHVHPEATVHPEATVKAGAVVEKGAHVGARTVLHPGAYVGEGARVGDDCVLYPHATVREGCVVGSRVILHASSVVGADGFGFAFDAEGEDGPRHFKIPQVGIVRIEDDVEVGACTCIDRATVGETVVGQGTKLDNLVQIAHNVRVGPLSLICAQAGVSGSAEVGTGVVLAGQVGVVGHIRVGDLAKVGAQSGVAHDVPDGQVVSGSPAIPHKEWLRASAASGQLADLLKEVRALRKRVELLEKEKGG
- the bamA gene encoding outer membrane protein assembly factor BamA, whose translation is MRLTVLRKSLLPLLAVALWALGPVSASAQVDVDAGSPAVVPPSSPAATPVSPPDGGTPSGADVPLASSPDEEDTNVSPSDRVVEIRIEGNRRVESEAVRRAMRTKVGDPLTRSAEDLRAIWALGYFTDVQLLAQRMANGIAYVVRVSERPTIRAVALQGNEELNAEDLKEQLDVKIGTILDIEAVRATQKKIQEKYVEKGYFLAEVTYKLEPTEDGSAVTVVYVINEHSKVMVKQITLQGAEKVSPEELKATMITKEGGFLSFFTGEGTYREEAFQRDLAVIQIAYYDRGFINVRVDKPTVQLSADKRDIYITLHITEGESYDIGKIDFAGDLERPPEELLKLMKSRSKERFNRGQLSTDISAISDVYFDKGYAYANINPITSVNAEDRTVDLTFDIQKGPLVTIERIDVVGNTKTRDKVIRRELRVYEGELYNGTGVKRSRERVTALGFFETVEITQHPGSTDNAIVLQVEVKEKATGTFQVGLGFSNVENFIFTAQVSQNNFLGWGQSVSASAQISGLRSLVQLSFYDPYFLDTNYLLSAEFFRVQADYEGFIRNSTGGTISLGRQLVDDVLATVGYSREYVDVQAGQGIGAVLLANQFQSGVTSALRLSVSFDRRDNRLFPSRGFIHYGSVETAPSFLGGTFLFNRYTAYSRLYFPMPLGFVFKTNATLGYVQQLDASKPLPISELYYVGGINTIRGYYLRSISPTLLVPRADNPDANVTEFRVGGNKQLIFNFELEFPIFEKAGLRGVLFYDAGNAFGSNEKFFEDRQDKLPLGLFHSAGFGFRWFSPIGPLRFEWGIPLTKRPSDDPILFEFTIGNFF
- a CDS encoding OmpH family outer membrane protein, which translates into the protein MSLRSTLAAAAAVLSLALPVAASAAELKVAYVDLQRVLLEVDDGKAAKARLQKWLEDRQKEIDKEQDALRKEKDTLDKQASAMSEATRTQKATELQKKVMELAQKYERSRSEAANKERQEMEPIVNRIDQVIASIAERDGLGMVLDKRDSGIVFALSQYDISNEVVRSYNNSASKKPAPAAKDAPVKK
- a CDS encoding ABC transporter ATP-binding protein yields the protein MALLSIRNVFKSYFLHGKRIDVLRDVSLDINAGELVSMIGASGAGKSTFLHVLGTLDAPAAGEVLFDGRSVFSMNDAEIAEFRNRTIGFVFQSHYLLPEFTALENVAMPALIQRRDRGPAYAYARELLERVGLGSRVDHRPGELSGGEAQRVALARALVLKPAVLLADEPTGNLDPTTGEGIHQLLRDVNRDLGITAVVVTHNETLARSMPRRLRLAGGQVSEA
- the lysS gene encoding lysine--tRNA ligase, producing the protein MADPENKTPPGEKSGEAADSSSKEQEIYQQRLDKADKWREAGFNPYGNGYAPKHRAADILATHAHHSMEDLEKDAPVYDVAGRIVAMRSFGKAAFIKLRDRSGELQAHVKKDALGDLYEVFKQCDLGDFVAVEGPVFRSKTGELSLSATKFVPLTKSLRPLPEKWHGLTDVEVRYRQRYLDLVSNPDVKQVFLKRSKLVKFIRNFLDGRDFVEVETPMMHPLVTGAAARPFITHHNTYDIDLYMRIAPELYLKRLVVGGMDRVYEINRNFRNEGISTRHNPEFTMLEFYQAYATYEDLMDLTEEMLSEASRHVTGDSKVKYGEHTVDFGKGWKRIPMPEAIREAVPSLSDKDMVDVDRLRHELLKTVHSEAERRAVDAMNHGELVGALFEAHVEHTLIHPTFITQYPTAVSPLARRNDQNPEVTDRFELFVAGREIANAFSELNDPLDQKGRFQAQLDAKQRGQQETMDYDEDYIRALEHGMPPTAGEGIGIDRVAMLFTDAASIRDVILFPLLKPLAK